A single region of the Apium graveolens cultivar Ventura unplaced genomic scaffold, ASM990537v1 ctg3261, whole genome shotgun sequence genome encodes:
- the LOC141701039 gene encoding zinc finger BED domain-containing protein RICESLEEPER 1-like, giving the protein MEVAIETPIKKPKRLTSAVWNHFERVRKADICYAVCIHCKKKLSGSSNSGTTHLRNHLIRCLKRSNFDVSQILASKRKRKDNNSLDLPNVSYDEVKRKAEAIIPIAAYRYDNEQKKDEPVNLGSIKFDQERSRLDLARMIMLHGYPLGMVDHLGFKIFIKNLQPLFEILTNSGVEFDCMKIYEKEKQKVYEMLRNFHGRISMAVGKWFSPENEEYMCLTANFVDADWKFQKKTLNFITLDSSHTDDTLSEVVIKCLMNWEIDRKLFSLTFDDCSINNEVAHGVKDWISQNKPLLKNGELFDVRCALHLLKSLVCEAIEALQEVCCKIRETIRYVKSSQATQGKFYEIANEVGINSEKRLFLDTPMTWNSTYLMLETALEYRGAFSLLQEHDPAYYTTLSEEDWELASTVTSYMKLFVEIISVFTSNKHPTANIYFPEICDVHIQLIDWCKSPNEFICSMAIKMKMEFDKYWSKCQFSLTVAAILDPRFKMKLVEYYYPQIYSSGASNYIKQVSDGMRELFNEYSVGSAFLDQDCSNLPSTSNGTRDRLRGFDKFLHETSQSHSIVSDLDKYLEEPIFPRNHDFNILNWWKVHTARYPILSTMARDILCIPFSTLTSELAFSMRGRVLDHHLTSLNADTREALICGQDWMRIESEDPSQFSSLAVLPVVAEAN; this is encoded by the exons ATGGAGGTAGCCATTGAAACACCTATTAAAAAACCAAAGAGGCTGACATCTGCTGTTTGGAATCACTTTGAAAGAGTTAGAAAGGCCGACATTTGTTATGCTGTTTGTATACATTGTAAGAAGAAGCTGAGTGGATCAAGCAACAGCGGGACAACTCATTTAAGAAATCATTTGATAAGGTGTTTGAAGAGATCCAACTTTGATGTTTCTCAAATACTTGCATCAAAGAGAAAGAGAAAAGATAATAATAGTCTTGACCTTCCAAATGTCAGTTATGATGAGGTTAAACGAAAAGCAGAGGCTATTATCCCCATAGCTGCATATAGATATGACAACGAGCAGAAAAAAGATGAACCTGTTAACCTCGGAAGTATTAAATTCGATCAAGAGCGGAGTCGCCTTGACCTTGCTCGCATGATCATGTTACATGGTTACCCTCTGGGCATGGTCGACCATCTCGGATTTAAGATATTTATCAAAAATCTCCAGCCATTATTTGAGATATTGACAAATAGCGGTGTTGAGTTTGATTGTATGAAAATTTATGAGAAAGAGAAACAAAAGGTATATGAAATGCTACGCAATTTTCATGGCAGGATCAGTATGGCTGTTGGTAAGTGGTTCTCACCAGAAAATGAAGAGTACATGTGCTTGACGGCGAACTTTGTTGATGCAGATTGGAAGTTTCAGAAGAAGACATTAAATTTCATAACATTGGATTCCTCGCATACAGATGATACACTTTCAGAAGTTGttataaaatgtttaatgaaCTGGGAAATTGACCGTAAGTTGTTTTCACTGACATTTGATGATTGTTCTATCAATAATGAGGTTGCCCATGGTGTCAAAGATTGGATATCCCAAAACAAGCCTCTTTTAAAAAATGGGGAGTTGTTTGATGTGAGATGTGCTTTACATTTATTAAAATCCCTTGTTTGCGAAGCTATCGAAGCACTTCAAGAAGTGTGTTGTAAAATCAGAGAGACCATAAGGTATGTTAAGAGCTCACAAGCCACCCAAGGGAAATTTTATGAAATTGCCAATGAGGTTGGTATCAATAGCGAAAAGCGTTTGTTTCTTGATACCCCAATGACGTGGAACTCCACTTATCTCATGCTTGAAACAGCCTTAGAATACCGGGGTGCCTTCTCTCTTCTGCAAGAGCATGATCCTGCTTACTACACTACCCTTTCAGAGGAAGATTGGGAATTGGCAAGTACCGTTACTAGCTATATGAAACTTTTTGTTGAGATTATTAGTGTTTTTACAAGTAATAAGCATCCAACTGCAAATATATACTTTCCTGAGATATGTGATGTACACATACAGTTGATTGACTGGTGCAAGAGCCCTAATGAATTTATTTGTTCTATGGCAATAAAGATGAAAATGGAATTTGACAAATACTGGAGCAAATGTCAATTCAGCTTAACAGTAGCAGCCATCTTAGATCCCCGGTTCAAGATGAAGTTGGTAGAGTATTATTATCCCCAAATATACTCTAGTGGTGCCTCAAATTACATCAAGCAAGTTTCTGATGGTATGAGGGAGCTTTTTAATGAGTATTCAGTGGGTTCAGCTTTTCTTGATCAAGATTGCAGCAACTTGCCGAGTACTAGTAATGGTACGAGAGATAGGCTACGGGGCTTCGACAAGTTCCTCCATGAAACTTCACAAAGTCACAGCATAGTATCTGACCTGGATAAGTATTTAGAGGAACCAATCTTTCCACGCAACCAtgattttaatatattaaattgGTGGAAGGTTCACACAGCGCGGTACCCTATATTATCTACGATGGCACGTGACATATTGTGTATCCCGTTTTCCACTCTTACATCAGAGTTGGCATTTAGCATGCGCGGCAGAGTGCTTGACCATCATCTTACCTCACTCAATGCTGATACTCGAGAAGCTCTAATATGTGGTCAAGATTGGATGCGTATTGAATCAGAAG ACCCTAGCCAATTCTCCAGCCTTGCAGTATTGCCTGTGGTTGCTGAAGCTAATTAA